In one Amyelois transitella isolate CPQ chromosome 22, ilAmyTran1.1, whole genome shotgun sequence genomic region, the following are encoded:
- the LOC106139571 gene encoding T-box transcription factor TBX1-like, with protein sequence MEGQEWRVEWQQPRLDGLGPNNQFTRSSFTLSQSLAERIGRDHEQPVLSQLHHPIRDNSVCTRTTYSPLQALSESTCRDHGAQTAPPPQPPPRVQVSSQNVTLHPAVSRCTASLELATLWRNFHELGTEMIVTKAGRRMFPALQARLAGLLPNANYLLLVDFVPLDDKRYRYAFHSSSWVVAGKADPVSPPRIHVHPDSPAPGSHWMRQLVSFDKLKLTNNQLDDNGHIILNSMHRYQPRLHVVYLPGEGQSTPGTVPYRTFVFPETGFTAVTAYQNHRITQLKIASNPFAKGFRDCDPDECPPEQSQQRVTPRRREPTQGEPCPQLTQPYAAEPSTCGPLYAAHAHPVRYQPHTGHNSAYSAYYAHR encoded by the exons gATTGGGACCAAACAACCAGTTTACTCGAAGCAGTTTCACCTTATCCCAATCACTAGCAGAACGGATCGGGAGAGACCATGAGCAGCCAGTGTTGTCGCAATTACACCATCCTATTAGagat AATTCAGTATGTACTCGAACGACTTACTCCCCACTGCAAGCGCTCAGCGAGAGCACATGTCGTGACCACGGAGCCCAGACGGCACCACCACCACAACCTCCGCCCAGGGTCCAG GTATCATCTCAAAACGTGACGCTACATCCAGCAGTATCTCGATGCACAGCCTCTTTAGAACTGGCGACCCTCTGGCGTAACTTTCACGAGTTAGGCACAGAGATGATAGTCACGAAGGCTGGAAGGCGGATGTTCCCAGCCTTACAGGCTCGGCTGGCCGGGTTGCTACCAAATGCGAATTATCTTCTACTAGTAGACTTTGTGCCTTTGGATGACAAAAGATACCGATACGCTTTTCATAG CTCCAGCTGGGTGGTGGCAGGCAAAGCGGACCCCGTCTCTCCTCCAAGGATCCACGTGCACCCAGACTCCCCCGCGCCAGGATCCCACTGGATGCGGCAACTGGTTTCTTTCGATAAGCTCAAGCTGACGAATAATCAGCTCGATGATAATGGACAT ATAATCCTGAACTCGATGCACCGCTACCAGCCGCGGCTCCACGTGGTATACCTGCCGGGCGAGGGTCAGAGCACCCCGGGCACCGTACCTTACCGGACCTTCGTCTTCCCGGAGACTGGCTTCACGGCGGTCACTGCCTATCAGAACCATAGG atAACCCAACTAAAAATAGCGAGCAATCCATTCGCGAAGGGCTTCAGAGACTGCGATCCAGATGAGTG tCCCCCAGAGCAAAGCCAGCAACGTGTCACGCCTCGCCGTCGCGAGCCCACTCAAGGCGAGCCGTGTCCACAGCTGACCCAGCCGTACGCAGCGGAGCCGAGCACTTGTGGCCCTTTGTACGCTGCCCACGCGCATCCTGTACg GTACCAACCTCACACAGGCCACAATAGTGCCTACAGCGCTTACTACGCGCATAGATAG
- the LOC106140618 gene encoding uncharacterized protein LOC106140618 → MAPIFWFLALLIQVSIIINNTKNGSFIYAEVKDIDDHENDTTSREILSKSPEDSPLKDLKDINKDWLDMFLMPGNNFSPAASMMAQVTQSEKSIEEQIEDIKDLANQITLAIQSEMANLLSYALKDCEKNEKDDNNLRKKRSIETPMDSTQMVMRLLKHIKSNNEYQNIAIEKMMTAQEIADKYGIEFNPDPEILTDLAIAANEQAKEMTSILNDALQLSNKTNQIEFVPVEETPVVNANTTENNNETYYLYSLHIPAEEYVAHQNTMPHHDHYPDMIHDQVHFQFYPETQIVAPPVHQHYNQIPLSTPMPNFFEPMSFFPSQEFYPQYSPMEPVTTTTTIILPFEDHFEPEPELVGEEYEETVTSKVFIDHEEPGATTVNHVMTYTVSEKSHFKQNPVESLPQQMQYYFFLI, encoded by the exons ATGGCTCCCATCTTCTGGTTCCTAGCTTTATTGATACAGgtaagtattataataaacaatacaaaGAAT GGCTCATTTATATACGCCGAAGTTAAAGATATAGATGACCATGAAAATGATACTACAagtcgggaaatcctctcaaAGTCTCCTGAAGATAGTCCACTGAAAGATCTAAAAGATATAAACAAGGATTGGTTGGACATGTTTCTGATGCCTGGGAACAATTTCTCCCCTGCGGCTTCGATGATGGCACAAGTAACACAATCAGAGAAGTCTATTGAAGAACAGATTGAAGATATTAAGGATCTTGCTAATCAAATAACGCTAGCTATTCAGAGTGAAATGGCAAACCTGTTATCTTACGCATTGAAAGACTGCGAAAAGAACGAGAAGGATGACAACAACCTCAGGAAAAAGCGATCAATTGAAACTCCCATGGATAGCACACAGATGGTGATGAGATTGTTAAAacatatcaaatcaaataatgaATACCAAAATATCGCTATTGAAAAGATGATGACTGCCCAAGAAATCGCTGACAAATACGGAATTGAATTCAACCCGGATCCTGAAATACTTACTGACTTGGCCATAGCTGCTAATGAACAAGCTAAAGAGATGACTTCTATCCTCAACGATGCTTTACAGCTAAGCAACAAGACAAACCAGATTGAGTTTGTTCCAGTTGAAGAAACCCCAGTAGTTAACGCTAACACCACAGAAAATAACAATGAAACTTACTACCTTTACTCTCTTCACATACCAGCTGAAGAATATGTAGCCCACCAAAACACAATGCCTCATCACGATCATTATCCAGACATGATTCACGATCAAGTCCATTTCCAGTTCTACCCTGAAACCCAAATAGTTGCTCCCCCAGTACATCAGCACTACAACCAAATACCACTTTCAACTCCAATGCCAAACTTCTTCGAACCAATGTCGTTCTTTCCATCCCAAGAGTTCTATCCTCAGTATTCTCCTATGGAGCCTGTTACTACAACTACGACTATAATTCTACCATTTGAAGATCATTTTGAACCAGAGCCCGAGCTAGTTGGTGAAGAATATGAAGAGACGGTGACATCTAAGGTGTTTATTGATCACGAGGAGCCTGGAGCGACTACAGTGAACCATGTGATGACTTATACAGTTTCTGAGAAATCGCACTTCAAGCAAAATCCAGTGGAAAGTCTACCGCAACAGATGCAgtactatttctttttaatttaa
- the LOC132903201 gene encoding uncharacterized protein LOC132903201, whose protein sequence is MSPAAAVSALITKAQSSSSSPSSEYQNPPSTYEYAYPSSSYSSSASPQVFYVSQTPPQTQVAIAPPSTGNPSVTITSTSTPYYPAYENPPANELSYPATNTRSYSFDYPSSQNSQYNPPSSQYPSTNPSSSSSYPPPASSYPTPSSSYPSTSSNYAPQPQYQQNPQYQPSSEYPSHTSQYQPPGSSQYPPQPPQYPPQPPQHPPQPPQYPSAQQYQQQSQYPSSPPPCSSPPQSPPPQQYSNPPPNYPPPPPSYPPPPNSPPQYPPHNPPNQRPCECHPEYPPACPHRQQTPPPTPCPTSPVPYNPPPYPKSSPYPTPSSILPSYPTIPYVHDIVPPPYYP, encoded by the exons ATGTCACCAGCTGCAGCAGTCTCAG CACTCATAACTAAGGCGCAATCGAGCTCCAGTTCTCCTTCCTCCGAGTACCAAAATCCTCCATCTACATATGAATACGCTTACCCATCTTCAAGTTATTCTTCATCAGCCTCTCCCCAGGTGTTCTACGTATCCCAAACGCCCCCGCAAACGCAGGTCGCTATAGCCCCGCCTTCCACTGGCAACCCATCAGTGACAATAACTTCAACGTCCACCCCATACTATCCAGCGTATGAGAATCCCCCTGCAAATGAATTATCGTATCCAGCAACAAATACCCGTTCTTATAGTTTTGATTACCCATCGTCACAAAATTCTCAATATAATCCACCATCTTCTCAGTATCCCTCCACAAACCCATCGTCAAGTTCAAGTTATCCACCGCCAGCGTCGAGCTACCCCACTCCATCCTCGAGTTATCCATCAACATCCTCAAATTATGCACCTCAACCACAATACCAACAGAATCCTCAGTACCAACCTTCATCGGAATACCCATCTCATACTTCTCAATACCAACCGCCAGGATCATCACAATATCCACCACAACCGCCACAGTATCCACCACAACCCCCACAGCATCCACCACAACCCCCACAGTATCCATCGGCGCAGCAATACCAACAGCAATCTCAATATCCGTCGTCTCCACCTCCATGCTCCTCCCCACCCCAATCGCCCCCACCACAGCAATACTCCAACCCACCCCCTAACTATCCACCTCCACCCCCTAGCTATCCCCCACCACCCAACTCGCCTCCACAATACCCCCCACATAATCCCCCAAATCAGAGGCCATGTGAATGTCACCCAGAATATCCCCCAGCCTGTCCACACAGGCAGCAAACTCCACCACCTACCCCCTGCCCTACCAGCCCTGTCCCCTATAACCCCCCACCATATCCTAAGTCTTCCCCTTATCCCACACCCAGCTCCATACTTCCATCTTATCCAACCATTCCTTACGTACATGACATAGTACCGCCGCCTTATTACCCGTAA